A section of the Flaviflexus equikiangi genome encodes:
- a CDS encoding class I SAM-dependent methyltransferase, producing the protein MSFSDFIPSGNQAVDPDLYDIENQAIDHEGVLWRALIDEADWAGKTLVDLGCGSGWWLPRYADAQKVIGIEPDTTLLPLARQRAGSATVLHGSAEHIPLGDSSVDVVHARFAYFFPHPEFDTSAGLNEVARVLRPGGRLVVIDNDTEEGEFAELLRMSPAAELQGQDTYAREWWKKQGATTKAIMSSWRFANRTDLEDVLRLEFPSDLADGWLDQHPDRLHITYGYLLHTWTAVSLGSTKEKPHETAIRDANTTEPR; encoded by the coding sequence ATGAGCTTTTCTGACTTCATCCCGTCCGGGAACCAGGCTGTCGACCCTGATCTGTACGACATCGAGAACCAAGCCATCGATCACGAGGGAGTGCTCTGGCGTGCTCTCATCGACGAGGCGGACTGGGCAGGCAAGACACTCGTCGACTTGGGATGCGGGTCGGGATGGTGGCTTCCGCGCTATGCGGATGCTCAGAAGGTGATCGGAATCGAACCCGACACGACTCTGCTGCCGCTCGCGCGTCAACGAGCTGGCAGTGCCACCGTCCTCCACGGATCGGCGGAACACATTCCACTCGGGGACTCCTCTGTCGATGTCGTCCATGCCAGGTTCGCCTACTTCTTCCCACATCCAGAGTTCGACACCTCTGCGGGGCTGAACGAGGTTGCGCGCGTTCTCCGCCCCGGCGGTCGCCTCGTCGTGATCGACAACGACACGGAAGAAGGGGAGTTCGCGGAGCTTCTGCGCATGAGCCCGGCCGCGGAACTGCAGGGGCAGGACACGTACGCGCGTGAATGGTGGAAGAAGCAGGGTGCGACGACGAAAGCCATCATGAGCTCCTGGCGGTTTGCGAACCGAACAGATCTGGAGGATGTCTTGCGCCTCGAGTTCCCGAGCGATCTTGCAGACGGATGGCTCGACCAGCACCCCGATCGCCTCCACATCACCTACGGATATCTGCTCCACACGTGGACAGCTGTTAGTCTCGGCTCGACGAAGGAGAAACCTCATGAGACTGCGATTCGTGACGCGAACACGACTGAGCCCCGATGA
- a CDS encoding metallophosphoesterase: MRTLGGLAAASVGVAAWSLVEARAFTRSFHHLTILPAAHHPMRILNISDLHMMPGDDKKVEFVRDLADLKPDAVFLTGDQLSSTKALPALLRALKPLAGIPGAFVYGSHDYHAPVWKNPLGYVIPPLASGEKEPDELPHEEMTAALVDNGWVDLRNRRDVIDVAGQQIGLIGVDDPHIDYDEYPAPIDHDAAFTIGLTHAPYTRILNEMASEGVGLALAGHTHGGQVCVPGYGALITNCDLDTDHVAGVYGWPPIGHDQTMQVAISRGMGTSPYAPFRLACRPEVQIIDLA, translated from the coding sequence ATGCGGACACTCGGTGGACTGGCTGCCGCTTCGGTCGGAGTGGCGGCCTGGTCGCTTGTCGAGGCTCGCGCCTTCACTCGATCTTTCCACCACCTGACGATCCTGCCGGCGGCGCACCATCCGATGCGAATTCTCAACATCTCGGATCTGCACATGATGCCGGGCGATGACAAGAAGGTCGAGTTCGTTCGAGATCTCGCTGATCTCAAACCAGACGCGGTCTTCCTGACTGGGGACCAGCTGTCGTCGACGAAGGCTCTTCCCGCCCTCCTGCGCGCTCTCAAGCCCCTCGCCGGCATTCCCGGCGCATTCGTGTACGGCTCCCACGACTACCACGCGCCCGTGTGGAAGAACCCGCTGGGCTACGTCATTCCTCCGCTGGCAAGCGGGGAGAAGGAACCCGACGAGCTGCCTCACGAGGAAATGACGGCCGCCCTGGTCGACAACGGCTGGGTCGATCTTCGCAATCGGCGAGATGTCATCGATGTTGCGGGCCAACAGATCGGCCTCATCGGCGTCGACGACCCCCACATCGACTATGACGAGTATCCTGCACCCATCGATCATGATGCTGCGTTCACGATCGGCCTCACCCACGCTCCCTACACGCGGATCTTGAACGAGATGGCATCCGAAGGCGTCGGCCTTGCCCTGGCGGGGCATACTCACGGTGGGCAGGTGTGCGTACCTGGATATGGTGCGCTGATCACGAACTGTGACCTGGACACTGACCATGTCGCCGGCGTTTATGGTTGGCCGCCGATCGGTCATGATCAGACGATGCAGGTGGCTATTTCTCGAGGAATGGGAACGTCTCCCTACGCGCCGTTCAGGTTGGCCTGCCGGCCCGAGGTGCAGATCATCGACCTGGCGTGA
- a CDS encoding transglycosylase domain-containing protein, with product MLAKMYELGYITEDEFRESVNLPIADMLNVSAPVNGCESAGISVYFCEYVVKDLLASESWGDSQEDRLNQLYRGGLVIHTTLDTSKQQAAFDAVTTYVPVNDPSSVEMAMSSVEPGTGKIVSMVQNTNYGSATPEDPNATTVNLNVGMDRGGGYGFQSGSTFKVYTLIEWIRAGRGLDELVDASRDTYTRDDWTISCAPEYADAYNPSNIEGIGSGMMTVLESTKRSVNLSFIDMASQLDLCNIVGVAEQMGVRSGNGAALTPNPSSVLGSNNVTPLSTANSMATLASGGIMCEPLSFTKIENQDGDVIADISPSCVRVLDEDVADTTTSALQTVVSPGGTGFRAEIPGHDAAGKTGTANMDYHAWFMGYTSHEASAIWLGHMEGNISMFYTTINGQYNIEVYGGLYPAQVFSAYHARILEGVAPVPFSLQTVAANENGATVLPQGRDNPAIRPVPVPEPEPQPEPEPAPSEESDPAPPVEEDTQPDQNPSEGDVDEGDGE from the coding sequence GTGCTGGCGAAGATGTACGAGCTCGGCTACATCACGGAAGACGAGTTCCGTGAATCGGTCAACCTCCCCATTGCGGACATGCTGAACGTGTCAGCCCCTGTCAACGGCTGCGAATCCGCCGGCATCTCCGTCTACTTCTGCGAGTATGTCGTCAAAGACCTCCTTGCTTCGGAGTCGTGGGGAGACTCCCAGGAGGACCGGCTGAACCAGCTCTACCGCGGGGGCCTTGTCATCCACACGACTCTCGACACGAGCAAGCAGCAGGCCGCCTTCGACGCTGTCACCACGTATGTTCCCGTCAACGATCCCTCGTCCGTCGAGATGGCGATGTCGTCTGTCGAGCCCGGGACGGGCAAGATCGTGTCGATGGTCCAGAACACGAACTACGGGAGCGCAACCCCGGAAGATCCGAACGCCACCACGGTCAATCTCAATGTCGGGATGGATCGCGGCGGAGGCTACGGCTTCCAGTCCGGTTCAACCTTCAAGGTGTACACCCTCATCGAGTGGATCCGCGCCGGGCGCGGGCTCGATGAGCTCGTCGATGCGTCACGCGATACCTACACGCGCGACGACTGGACGATCTCGTGTGCCCCCGAATATGCGGACGCCTACAACCCGTCGAACATCGAGGGGATCGGTTCGGGAATGATGACGGTTCTCGAATCGACGAAGCGCTCGGTCAACCTGTCCTTCATCGACATGGCGAGCCAACTCGACCTGTGCAACATTGTGGGTGTTGCGGAGCAGATGGGTGTGCGCTCCGGCAACGGTGCGGCTCTGACCCCTAACCCGTCATCCGTTCTCGGCTCCAACAACGTCACCCCGCTCTCCACAGCGAACTCGATGGCGACTCTCGCCTCGGGCGGCATCATGTGCGAGCCGCTGTCGTTCACGAAGATCGAGAACCAGGATGGCGACGTGATCGCCGATATCAGCCCGAGCTGCGTTCGCGTCCTGGACGAGGACGTCGCCGATACGACGACATCCGCTCTGCAGACGGTCGTCTCGCCAGGAGGCACGGGCTTCCGGGCGGAAATACCGGGCCACGACGCCGCAGGCAAGACCGGCACGGCCAACATGGACTACCACGCGTGGTTCATGGGCTACACGAGCCACGAGGCGTCCGCGATCTGGCTGGGCCACATGGAAGGCAACATTTCCATGTTCTATACGACGATCAACGGCCAGTACAACATTGAGGTCTACGGCGGCCTCTATCCGGCACAGGTCTTCTCCGCCTATCACGCCCGCATCCTCGAAGGTGTCGCACCGGTTCCCTTCAGCCTCCAAACCGTCGCAGCGAACGAGAACGGCGCAACGGTTCTCCCGCAGGGACGAGATAATCCGGCGATACGTCCCGTGCCTGTGCCTGAGCCTGAACCACAGCCGGAGCCCGAACCCGCACCCTCGGAGGAGTCCGATCCGGCCCCGCCCGTCGAGGAGGACACCCAGCCCGATCAGAACCCGAGTGAGGGTGACGTGGACGAGGGAGACGGCGAGTGA